One genomic segment of Candidatus Nomurabacteria bacterium includes these proteins:
- a CDS encoding type II/IV secretion system protein, producing the protein MNSTRLVDYFENIAKITKEQADEVRVELTTSSKSEEALLLEKGFVGSEDVARAKSEMFNIPYVDLKTIQLEDSVFSSVSVEKLKRYHAVPFQKAGHVIKVAMSDPFDIQAIQALENLLKPKHGGRVLVHIATREGVDFILDSNIGGLISSEVSDALEDVDMPVTELEETPDDTFDSIKLQNAPVARIVNSILQYAIKSQASDIHIEPQETQMRIRFRIHGVMVEKLVLPKNLKDPVVARLKIMSELKIDEKRVPQDGRLQIKSGDLKFDVRVSTLPSINGEKVVMRLLDGSQGVPALETSGLRGTGYQLFVEGLSATNGIILVTGPTGSGKTRTLAGALSRLNDPKVNIITVENPVEIRIPGVTQVQVNPQAGLTFALGLRSILRQDPDIIMVGEIRDEETAHLAVEASLTGHLVLATLHTNSAAAAIPRLLDMGIENYLLASTMRISMAQRLPRRICRECMVATPSSPEVLANIKEVLGSIKNLDIVAYLSQLAQQAGKEGAPDHLQQMKAPDTAPDGTPQIYLYHGNGCQRCNGTGYQGRIGIFEVMKIDHNINDMIMKKSTDRDMEQAAIDSGMITMIQDGYLKAIEGLTSIEEVLRVSKE; encoded by the coding sequence TTGAATTCGACAAGGTTAGTAGACTATTTCGAAAATATCGCCAAGATAACTAAAGAACAGGCTGATGAGGTTCGTGTTGAATTAACAACCTCCTCCAAGTCAGAAGAAGCACTTTTGTTGGAGAAGGGATTTGTTGGTTCGGAGGATGTTGCTCGAGCAAAGTCAGAGATGTTCAACATCCCCTATGTTGACTTAAAAACAATACAGTTGGAGGACAGTGTGTTCTCCTCTGTTAGTGTAGAAAAGCTCAAGCGTTATCATGCGGTTCCCTTCCAAAAAGCAGGACATGTCATCAAGGTTGCTATGTCTGATCCGTTTGACATACAAGCTATCCAAGCCCTAGAAAACCTTCTAAAGCCGAAACATGGTGGAAGGGTTCTAGTACATATCGCAACTCGTGAAGGGGTAGATTTTATACTTGATAGTAATATCGGAGGGTTGATCTCCTCGGAGGTTTCGGATGCTTTGGAAGATGTCGATATGCCTGTCACAGAGCTTGAGGAAACACCTGACGATACTTTCGATAGTATCAAATTACAAAATGCTCCTGTTGCAAGGATCGTAAATTCAATACTTCAATATGCTATCAAATCTCAAGCATCGGATATTCATATCGAACCTCAAGAAACCCAGATGAGGATACGGTTTAGGATACACGGTGTGATGGTAGAGAAGCTCGTTCTTCCAAAGAATCTAAAAGATCCGGTAGTAGCGAGGTTGAAGATCATGTCAGAATTGAAGATAGATGAGAAAAGAGTTCCGCAGGATGGTAGGCTTCAGATAAAGAGTGGCGATCTGAAGTTTGATGTTCGTGTGAGTACCCTTCCATCAATAAATGGCGAAAAGGTAGTTATGCGTCTACTTGACGGATCACAGGGTGTCCCTGCTTTAGAAACTTCTGGCTTGAGAGGTACAGGATATCAGCTATTTGTAGAGGGTCTAAGTGCGACTAATGGGATAATACTTGTGACTGGTCCTACAGGTAGTGGTAAGACCCGTACTCTTGCAGGTGCATTGAGTCGTCTGAATGATCCAAAGGTAAATATCATCACAGTAGAAAATCCCGTCGAGATCCGCATACCCGGTGTCACTCAAGTTCAGGTCAATCCTCAAGCTGGCCTTACTTTTGCTCTTGGTTTACGCTCTATCCTTAGACAAGACCCTGATATCATAATGGTTGGTGAGATCCGAGATGAGGAAACCGCCCATCTAGCTGTAGAGGCATCGCTAACCGGTCACCTCGTTCTAGCAACTTTGCATACCAACAGTGCTGCTGCTGCTATACCAAGATTGCTGGATATGGGAATTGAGAACTATCTATTGGCTTCGACCATGAGGATCTCGATGGCACAAAGACTTCCTAGAAGGATCTGTCGTGAATGTATGGTTGCTACACCTTCAAGTCCTGAGGTATTGGCAAATATAAAAGAGGTGCTGGGGTCTATCAAGAATCTTGATATAGTAGCCTATCTCTCACAATTAGCTCAACAAGCAGGTAAAGAAGGCGCACCAGATCATCTACAGCAGATGAAAGCACCAGACACCGCTCCTGACGGGACACCACAGATCTATCTATATCACGGGAATGGGTGTCAAAGATGTAATGGTACTGGTTATCAAGGTAGGATAGGTATCTTTGAGGTGATGAAGATCGATCATAACATCAACGATATGATCATGAAGAAGTCTACTGATAGGGATATGGAACAAGCAGCTATTGATTCTGGAATGATCACAATGATACAAGATGGTTATCTTAAGGCTATTGAGGGATTGACTAGTATTGAGGAAGTATTGAGAGTATCAAAAGAGTAG
- a CDS encoding type IIA DNA topoisomerase subunit B has translation MAQNKQTTKYDASQIQVLEGLEAVRKRPAMYIGSTDVVGLHHLFKEIVDNSVDEAIAGFCDHIWVIVHADGSLEVRDNGRGMPVDMHKQTGVSALETIMTNLHAGGKFGGGAYKVSGGLHGVGMKCTNALSIYMKTTVYKDGYEYYQEYKRGIKQNEVTKVGKTELSGTTHIFKPDDEIFDTTEWDMDMILRQIRAHAFLTGGLRFTIMDERAEGKAKVYEFFYEQGVKSFVNYLNLDEKTVGEAFYVQAEDEGNIVEVALQYNNNMDENVKCYANNIINAEGGTHLSGFRAALTLAINDYATSNDLLKGMKANLTGDDVREGLTAVISVKVPNPQFEGQTKMKLNNPDVKSSVQRVVKDALSTWFNEHPKEAKGIIGKAVLANKARAAAKAARDAVVRKGALDGVGLPGKLADCSSRDPSECELFIVEGDSAGGSAKQGRNRNTQAILPLRGKIINTQKYRLDRVLANNEIKDIVTALGVGIGDNLDISKLRYHKIILMSDADVDGLHITTLGLTILFRFFRPLIEQGYVYVAQPPLFKVEIGKEKYYLTNEQEKDKFVADAIKAGKNPTVNRFKGLGEMNADQLYDTTMDPAVRVLKRVQIDDAEEAEKTFEMLMGEEVPPRRRFIQQYAKLATLDV, from the coding sequence ATGGCACAAAACAAACAAACTACAAAATATGATGCGTCACAGATCCAAGTTTTAGAGGGTCTGGAGGCCGTAAGAAAAAGACCGGCTATGTATATCGGATCAACGGATGTTGTAGGTCTTCATCATCTGTTCAAAGAGATCGTTGATAATTCGGTAGACGAGGCGATAGCGGGATTCTGTGACCATATCTGGGTGATCGTGCATGCTGACGGATCACTTGAAGTTCGAGATAACGGACGAGGTATGCCAGTAGACATGCATAAACAGACTGGTGTTTCTGCATTGGAAACAATTATGACCAACCTCCATGCTGGTGGTAAATTTGGTGGAGGAGCTTATAAGGTTTCGGGAGGATTACACGGAGTAGGTATGAAATGTACCAATGCACTTTCTATCTACATGAAAACCACGGTATATAAAGACGGATATGAGTACTATCAGGAATATAAGAGAGGTATCAAGCAAAATGAGGTCACAAAAGTAGGCAAAACAGAACTTTCTGGTACGACCCACATATTCAAACCAGATGACGAGATATTTGATACAACAGAATGGGATATGGATATGATCCTCCGACAGATCAGAGCTCATGCCTTCCTGACAGGTGGGCTTAGATTTACCATCATGGATGAAAGAGCTGAAGGTAAGGCCAAAGTGTACGAATTCTTCTACGAGCAGGGTGTAAAATCCTTTGTGAACTACTTAAATCTCGATGAGAAGACTGTAGGGGAGGCTTTTTATGTACAAGCCGAAGATGAGGGCAACATTGTCGAAGTGGCACTCCAGTACAACAACAATATGGATGAGAACGTCAAATGTTACGCAAATAACATCATAAATGCTGAGGGTGGAACTCACCTAAGTGGTTTTAGAGCAGCACTTACACTTGCTATCAACGATTATGCGACTTCAAACGACCTTCTCAAAGGTATGAAAGCAAATCTTACTGGAGATGATGTACGAGAGGGTCTGACAGCCGTGATCTCAGTCAAAGTGCCAAATCCCCAGTTTGAGGGACAAACAAAGATGAAACTAAACAACCCAGATGTAAAATCCTCAGTACAGCGTGTGGTGAAAGATGCTCTCTCGACCTGGTTCAATGAACATCCAAAAGAAGCAAAGGGAATCATCGGAAAAGCCGTCCTTGCAAATAAAGCTAGGGCAGCAGCAAAAGCAGCGAGAGATGCTGTAGTACGTAAAGGCGCTCTTGATGGTGTCGGATTGCCTGGAAAATTAGCAGACTGCTCGAGCAGAGATCCAAGCGAATGTGAATTATTCATCGTAGAGGGTGATTCCGCAGGAGGATCAGCAAAGCAAGGCAGGAACAGAAATACACAAGCGATCCTACCTCTACGAGGAAAGATCATAAACACTCAAAAGTACCGATTAGACAGGGTCTTAGCCAACAATGAGATCAAAGATATCGTTACTGCTTTAGGAGTAGGTATAGGGGATAATTTAGATATCTCGAAACTACGCTATCACAAAATCATTCTCATGAGCGACGCTGATGTAGATGGTTTGCACATTACTACGCTTGGTCTGACCATACTTTTCAGATTCTTCAGACCTCTGATCGAACAAGGTTATGTATATGTCGCACAACCACCTCTATTTAAAGTCGAGATAGGGAAAGAGAAGTATTACCTGACAAACGAGCAGGAGAAGGACAAATTCGTTGCAGACGCTATCAAAGCAGGTAAAAATCCTACAGTAAACAGATTTAAGGGTCTTGGAGAAATGAATGCCGACCAACTTTACGATACGACTATGGACCCTGCTGTGCGCGTATTAAAACGTGTACAGATCGATGATGCTGAAGAAGCAGAGAAGACCTTCGAGATGTTGATGGGTGAAGAGGTGCCTCCACGAAGAAGATTCATACAGCAGTATGCGAAATTAGCTACACTGGATGTTTAG
- a CDS encoding DUF4013 domain-containing protein — protein MRIDIQKALKYIFDDQDWIMKVGILIVVFAVVSFLTQIMNIGGSVITNIGDTGLFENSTISGIIPLITQMTVSASVMIISLPVTIYISGYSLETTLNVMNGKASPLPDHNNLGYKLRLWLGNFVIGLAPKAITATLALILIVPLAILISINWDSSSVGIWVLLMIFAIFIVGIVDFFINSLIRRSMTYLFLKSGSISGAFNFREVMKISRMWWKDLLLVALIGILAIFVIWIVGVMSCFFSFIVSPALNVLYLLFMAHLIGQVYSR, from the coding sequence ATGAGAATTGATATACAGAAGGCTTTGAAGTATATCTTCGATGATCAAGATTGGATCATGAAGGTCGGAATACTTATCGTTGTATTTGCAGTGGTCTCCTTTCTTACTCAGATCATGAATATTGGAGGTTCAGTGATTACAAATATTGGTGATACTGGGTTATTTGAGAATTCAACGATATCAGGAATAATACCTCTCATTACTCAAATGACCGTATCCGCAAGCGTTATGATAATTAGTTTGCCGGTCACTATATATATTTCAGGTTATTCATTAGAAACAACTTTAAATGTGATGAATGGTAAAGCATCACCTTTACCAGATCATAATAATTTGGGGTATAAGTTAAGATTATGGTTGGGCAACTTTGTTATCGGACTAGCTCCTAAAGCTATAACCGCGACCCTTGCTCTGATACTGATCGTTCCTCTGGCAATATTGATCAGTATTAATTGGGATTCTTCGAGTGTCGGCATTTGGGTTCTTTTGATGATATTTGCAATCTTTATTGTTGGGATAGTTGACTTTTTCATCAACTCGCTTATCAGACGTTCTATGACCTATCTTTTCCTTAAGTCTGGCTCCATTTCTGGGGCGTTTAATTTTCGGGAGGTCATGAAAATATCGAGGATGTGGTGGAAGGATCTTCTTCTGGTAGCACTTATCGGTATATTAGCGATATTTGTGATCTGGATTGTTGGAGTTATGTCGTGTTTCTTTTCATTTATTGTTTCACCTGCTTTGAATGTGCTGTACTTATTGTTTATGGCCCATTTGATAGGGCAAGTCTATTCCCGCTAA
- a CDS encoding DNA gyrase subunit A — MAEKTKKKDSTVKKELLKRAEVTEPQETAVEAEEDSTNDTKINTDDPKEVDVQEAENDAEASVLETADGGVGEVGQPFEAYAPMYQPGEIVERSIVKEMRASYLDYSMSVIVARALPESKDGLKPSQRRILVAMNDLNLNPSAHYRKSAKIAGDTSGNYHPHGESIVYPTMVKLAQEFSTRYPLVDGQGNFGSIDGDPPAAMRYTEARMEKITSMMLQDLEKGTVTFTPNYDGTRLEPTVLPTIFPNLICNGSDGIAVGMATKIPPHNLTEIVTALRAMIKKGNKWEGTAIYNELRLAREKGEKIPMTLNSKPLDVLENYVHANDADAEEKLQAIKDRLVSDPENGDSAVTLYPDFDSDITPDELYEMVPGPDFPTGGTIYNKSEILNAYSTGRGRILMRAKATIEDAKKGDKMNIIITEIPYQVNKATLNTRIADLVKEKKIIGISDIRDESTSDGIRVVVILRSNAQPKTVLNKLYKYTQMQLAFNANMISLVDQEPQTLSLKRMLELFLGFRIEITIRRYEFDLAQNRYRGHILEGLLKALDLLDEVIATIRASKTQEEAKENLITKFDFTDVQAQAILDMQLRRLAALEREKLQDEFKQVTENILEYNKILGSTDEILRVVDEDLQMLVDKYGDERRTKVVKGMVDEISEEDLVANVETFVTISHQGYIKRQPPDTFKKQKRGGKGVVGATTKEDDYIEHAFSCETHDNLMLFSNKGKVYSIRVYEIPEFQRTAKGLPMVNLVQLDQDELITSVLTFGKGGVSENGVMGEDEIQEEQVEKKVVRSKSFKYLFMATANGTVKKTEVSDFENIRSTGLISIKLDEGDELLWVRPTTGENEIILVTRNGRSIRFHEKDVRPTGRATMGVRGIKFKDKDDHLVSMNAIRSDENQLFTLSDKGYGKMTKLKDYPTQGRGGSGVFTFRVTEKTGKVAVARVMDHPNREIVVISEAGQVIRSEITSIPTLGRQTSGVKVMSMRGDDSVAAMAIL; from the coding sequence ATGGCGGAGAAAACCAAAAAGAAAGATAGTACTGTAAAAAAGGAACTATTAAAGAGGGCAGAAGTAACAGAACCTCAAGAGACTGCTGTAGAAGCAGAAGAAGATTCAACAAATGACACAAAGATCAATACTGATGATCCAAAAGAAGTAGATGTACAAGAGGCTGAAAACGATGCTGAAGCATCTGTATTGGAGACTGCAGATGGGGGAGTAGGAGAGGTCGGACAACCATTCGAAGCATATGCACCTATGTATCAACCCGGAGAGATAGTAGAAAGATCTATCGTCAAAGAGATGCGTGCCAGCTATCTAGATTATTCGATGTCAGTCATCGTAGCTCGAGCATTACCCGAATCAAAAGATGGATTAAAGCCTTCACAAAGGCGGATCCTGGTGGCGATGAATGACTTGAACCTGAATCCTTCGGCTCATTATAGAAAAAGTGCCAAGATCGCAGGTGATACATCTGGAAACTATCATCCTCACGGGGAGTCAATAGTATATCCAACGATGGTGAAATTAGCTCAAGAATTCAGTACAAGATATCCATTGGTTGATGGTCAAGGTAATTTTGGATCTATCGACGGAGATCCTCCAGCAGCTATGCGTTATACAGAAGCACGAATGGAGAAGATCACAAGCATGATGCTACAGGATCTCGAGAAGGGAACTGTCACCTTCACACCAAACTATGACGGTACAAGATTAGAACCAACCGTATTACCAACGATATTTCCAAATCTCATATGTAATGGGAGTGATGGAATTGCAGTAGGTATGGCAACAAAGATCCCTCCACACAATCTGACAGAGATAGTCACAGCATTACGAGCAATGATAAAAAAAGGTAATAAGTGGGAGGGTACAGCCATTTACAATGAATTACGCTTAGCGAGAGAAAAGGGTGAAAAGATCCCGATGACCCTAAACAGTAAACCATTGGACGTTCTTGAAAATTATGTTCATGCCAATGATGCAGATGCAGAAGAGAAGCTACAGGCTATAAAGGATCGACTGGTTTCAGATCCAGAAAATGGTGACAGTGCAGTGACATTGTACCCGGATTTTGATAGCGATATCACCCCCGACGAATTGTATGAAATGGTACCAGGACCAGACTTCCCGACAGGTGGAACTATCTACAACAAGAGCGAGATCCTAAATGCTTACTCTACAGGTAGAGGGAGGATCTTGATGAGAGCGAAAGCGACAATAGAAGACGCGAAAAAAGGCGATAAGATGAATATTATCATCACAGAGATCCCATATCAGGTGAATAAAGCAACATTAAATACTCGAATCGCTGATCTCGTTAAAGAAAAGAAGATCATAGGAATATCAGATATTCGTGACGAATCAACAAGTGACGGTATCCGAGTAGTAGTTATACTCAGATCTAACGCTCAACCTAAAACCGTACTCAACAAGTTGTATAAATATACTCAGATGCAGTTGGCATTTAATGCCAATATGATCTCACTAGTTGACCAAGAGCCACAAACCTTATCTCTAAAGCGCATGCTAGAGCTATTTCTAGGCTTTCGGATAGAGATAACTATCCGCAGATATGAATTCGACTTGGCTCAAAACCGCTATCGTGGGCATATCCTAGAGGGGCTACTTAAGGCACTCGATCTATTGGACGAAGTCATTGCGACGATCAGAGCATCCAAAACACAAGAAGAGGCAAAGGAGAATTTGATAACAAAATTCGACTTCACTGATGTCCAAGCACAAGCGATACTGGATATGCAATTGAGAAGATTAGCCGCATTGGAAAGGGAAAAACTACAGGATGAATTCAAGCAGGTGACTGAGAATATACTCGAATACAATAAGATCCTTGGAAGTACAGATGAGATCCTAAGGGTTGTGGATGAAGACTTACAGATGCTTGTAGACAAATATGGTGATGAAAGAAGAACCAAGGTAGTAAAGGGAATGGTTGATGAGATCTCGGAAGAGGATCTGGTAGCAAATGTAGAAACATTCGTGACCATAAGCCACCAAGGCTATATTAAGCGACAACCACCTGATACATTCAAGAAGCAGAAACGAGGTGGAAAAGGTGTTGTAGGAGCTACAACTAAGGAGGATGACTATATAGAACACGCCTTCTCATGCGAAACCCACGATAATCTTATGCTTTTCAGTAATAAGGGTAAGGTGTACAGCATTCGAGTATATGAGATCCCAGAATTCCAAAGGACAGCAAAGGGATTACCTATGGTCAATTTAGTACAACTTGACCAGGATGAACTGATAACAAGCGTCCTAACATTCGGTAAAGGTGGTGTCTCGGAGAATGGTGTGATGGGAGAAGATGAGATACAGGAAGAGCAAGTAGAGAAAAAGGTTGTAAGATCGAAGAGCTTCAAGTATCTATTTATGGCTACCGCAAACGGAACGGTTAAAAAGACAGAGGTCTCAGATTTCGAGAACATCAGATCCACAGGTTTGATATCAATAAAACTTGATGAGGGCGATGAATTATTATGGGTGCGACCAACGACTGGTGAGAACGAGATCATACTTGTCACACGAAATGGTCGATCTATACGATTCCATGAGAAAGATGTACGACCGACCGGAAGAGCGACTATGGGTGTGCGCGGGATCAAATTCAAGGATAAAGATGATCATTTGGTATCGATGAATGCGATCAGATCTGATGAGAACCAGCTTTTCACTCTCTCTGATAAGGGTTATGGCAAGATGACAAAACTTAAGGATTATCCGACACAGGGTAGGGGTGGGAGTGGAGTATTCACATTTCGGGTGACTGAAAAAACCGGTAAAGTTGCTGTCGCTAGAGTGATGGATCATCCTAACAGAGAGATCGTGGTGATTTCGGAGGCTGGACAGGTGATACGGTCTGAGATCACTTCAATACCAACACTAGGAAGACAAACTTCTGGGGTGAAGGTGATGTCGATGAGGGGAGATGATAGTGTCGCAGCGATGGCGATACTCTGA
- a CDS encoding D-alanyl-D-alanine carboxypeptidase family protein, translating into MVGMWMQQTRCRQDRVIVSISWVLLLILVRLLRAMLWERLFHGTVAAAWLAENAPTYGFRLSYPAGQEWVTGYAHESWHWRWWSE; encoded by the coding sequence ATGGTGGGAATGTGGATGCAGCAGACCAGGTGTCGGCAAGACCGGGTCATAGTGAGCATCAGTTGGGTACTGTTGTTGATTTTAGTACGTCTGCTGCGGGCGATGCTGTGGGAGCGGCTTTTTCACGGTACAGTGGCAGCGGCATGGTTGGCAGAGAATGCACCAACATACGGCTTTCGCTTGTCATATCCTGCTGGACAGGAGTGGGTTACAGGATATGCTCACGAGAGCTGGCATTGGCGGTGGTGGAGCGAGTAG
- a CDS encoding transposase produces the protein MAVPASVGEPIETGLKDTGVNGVSRRLPGRKYGRGICTKKAFRSWILEGTTVSFLNNTVFPSGSSEKTLRRRFHDFLDNPPPPIYQKQLVYVFLKADGTYWKRWGCTLAYKVEQKVIFWDCVEKERYFDYIRNLGQIRLRNYIVLGITSDKHSSIVSAVKTIHPDIPHQYCLVHIQRRCQTLLTRNPQTEAGQKLLEIVKFVNKIPNHDEKEIWIRWLFRFEDRYSDFINQRTYATTDDGKRTWWYTHRNVRKAFRHLRNSLDNMFLYLDHPGLSKDTNGLEAEFTYLKERIGKHRGLNRERKMNLVHWYFHFKSQETKTP, from the coding sequence GTGGCGGTTCCTGCATCGGTTGGGGAGCCAATCGAAACGGGACTAAAAGATACCGGTGTGAACGGTGTATCAAGACGTTTACCAGGCAGAAAATATGGAAGGGGAATCTGTACAAAGAAGGCATTTAGGAGTTGGATCTTAGAGGGAACGACTGTCAGTTTTTTAAACAATACCGTCTTTCCGTCAGGTAGTTCAGAAAAGACACTTCGTCGAAGATTTCACGATTTTCTAGACAATCCTCCACCACCAATATATCAAAAACAACTCGTGTATGTATTTCTAAAAGCGGATGGTACTTACTGGAAGAGATGGGGATGTACCCTAGCATACAAGGTAGAACAGAAAGTCATCTTCTGGGACTGTGTAGAAAAAGAAAGATACTTTGATTACATCAGGAACCTAGGTCAAATCAGACTGAGGAACTACATAGTACTTGGAATTACTAGTGACAAGCACTCAAGTATTGTTTCTGCGGTTAAAACAATACATCCTGACATTCCACATCAGTACTGTCTGGTGCACATACAACGGAGATGTCAGACCTTGCTGACTAGAAATCCCCAAACAGAAGCAGGCCAGAAACTTTTGGAGATTGTGAAATTTGTAAACAAGATTCCAAACCATGATGAGAAGGAGATTTGGATCAGATGGCTTTTCAGATTTGAGGATAGATATTCAGATTTTATTAATCAGAGAACATATGCGACAACAGATGACGGTAAGCGTACCTGGTGGTACACCCACAGAAACGTTCGGAAGGCTTTTAGGCACCTTCGGAACTCTCTGGACAATATGTTTCTGTATTTGGATCATCCTGGACTGAGTAAAGACACCAACGGTTTGGAGGCTGAGTTTACCTATCTCAAGGAGCGCATAGGTAAGCATCGGGGACTTAATCGAGAAAGGAAGATGAATCTCGTTCACTGGTATTTTCATTTCAAATCACAAGAGACTAAAACCCCATGA
- a CDS encoding IS30 family transposase — translation MHHKQLSLEERERLYALREKGMSFRQIAIKLNRSHTTLSREYKRNAPYIYGEYIPIKAHNKYFKRGKKQRRKAPLKSPEILLYVREKLREEQWSPETISAKLKSETGLCIHHETIYRYIYHKDNRKYQLWNYLTYKRKRRQKWSGRSSTRENRINNAISIEERPKEIASRIEYGHWETDLMESPRGKQHSLLVNIERKTRYIKIARIPNKKASTNTQNMLRLLKRYKPKTITSDNGLENAKHEQISQELNTKYYFCHPYSSWEKGSVENRIGVIRRYLPKGTDLAQLSLRQIKLLEKNINNRPMKCMKPLPRPYGRGFGYSNKVCPESS, via the coding sequence GTGCATCACAAACAACTCAGCCTTGAGGAAAGGGAGAGATTGTATGCATTGCGTGAGAAAGGTATGTCCTTTAGACAAATAGCAATAAAACTCAATAGGTCTCACACAACCCTATCCAGGGAATATAAACGCAATGCTCCATATATCTACGGAGAATACATCCCCATTAAGGCACACAACAAATACTTCAAACGAGGCAAAAAACAAAGAAGAAAAGCCCCATTAAAATCTCCGGAAATACTCCTGTACGTTCGTGAAAAGCTAAGAGAGGAGCAGTGGAGCCCTGAAACCATCTCCGCAAAGTTGAAGTCGGAAACAGGGCTTTGTATCCACCACGAAACGATATACAGGTACATCTACCACAAAGATAATAGAAAGTACCAGTTGTGGAATTATCTCACATACAAGAGAAAGAGGCGACAGAAATGGAGTGGTAGATCCTCTACACGTGAAAACCGCATTAACAATGCAATTAGCATAGAGGAGAGGCCTAAAGAAATAGCCTCACGAATTGAATACGGACATTGGGAGACAGACCTAATGGAAAGTCCAAGGGGTAAACAACACTCCCTTCTTGTAAACATTGAGCGTAAGACTAGATACATTAAAATAGCCAGGATACCTAACAAAAAGGCATCTACAAATACACAGAATATGCTTAGGCTTCTTAAGAGATACAAACCTAAGACAATAACCTCAGACAATGGGTTAGAAAATGCAAAACACGAACAAATATCTCAAGAACTTAACACTAAGTATTACTTCTGTCATCCGTATAGTAGTTGGGAAAAGGGCTCGGTAGAAAACCGTATTGGTGTAATTAGGAGATATTTACCTAAAGGAACTGACTTGGCCCAGTTAAGTTTGAGGCAGATTAAATTATTAGAGAAGAACATAAATAACCGACCTATGAAATGTATGAAGCCGCTCCCGCGACCTTACGGTCGGGGTTTCGGCTATTCAAACAAAGTTTGTCCTGAATCTTCTTGA
- the tnpA gene encoding IS200/IS605 family transposase produces MKLTRIAHCVYHCEYHIVLVTKYRRKVFNNGVFAYVESKLAEFCKYYPQVSIEEVNHDEDHIHLLVSIPPTMRVGKVVGLLKSNTAVGLKQKFPFLKQVYWGTDSIWSEGYFVTTVKANESVIRKYIIRQGQEDSGQTLFE; encoded by the coding sequence ATGAAATTAACCCGCATCGCACACTGTGTGTACCATTGTGAATACCATATCGTGTTAGTTACAAAATATCGTCGCAAGGTATTTAATAACGGAGTTTTTGCTTATGTCGAGAGTAAGTTGGCGGAGTTTTGTAAATATTACCCACAGGTTAGTATTGAGGAAGTTAACCATGATGAAGATCACATACATCTTTTAGTATCAATTCCGCCAACAATGCGTGTTGGGAAAGTAGTCGGTTTGTTGAAAAGTAACACAGCAGTAGGTTTGAAGCAAAAATTCCCGTTCTTGAAGCAAGTGTATTGGGGAACAGATTCCATTTGGTCAGAGGGATATTTTGTAACAACAGTGAAAGCAAATGAGTCTGTAATTCGTAAATATATTATCCGTCAGGGTCAAGAAGATTCAGGACAAACTTTGTTTGAATAG
- a CDS encoding sortase — MKKYQKNVIRAFLWFDLFLAGLALGVAMLFLSIPLIPSFWYGLDPNSTSRELTTLDSNISEDIVAYSTLTDIDTDDDISEPEPEPIPDPEPIDPRPEFNEDLPKQNRIIIPTLGIDSKIYGGTDSVKALNNGPWLIPDFARPDTFDGPVIIASHRWGGIGWTAEEKTKKSFLLLPELKKGDIIKIYWEQREYIYEVYKNSESTAINDYNADLILYTCKLFIPSDQRILSYAKLTNAPKEQLTDTL, encoded by the coding sequence GTGAAAAAATATCAAAAAAACGTAATTCGTGCCTTTCTTTGGTTTGATCTATTTCTAGCCGGACTTGCATTGGGTGTAGCCATGCTATTTCTTTCAATACCACTTATTCCGAGCTTCTGGTATGGACTTGATCCAAATTCGACATCACGTGAATTAACTACACTCGACAGTAATATCTCTGAAGATATCGTAGCCTACAGTACTCTCACAGATATAGACACTGATGATGATATTTCCGAACCGGAGCCAGAACCGATACCAGATCCAGAACCAATTGACCCTAGACCTGAATTCAATGAAGACTTACCTAAACAAAATCGTATCATAATACCAACGCTTGGCATTGACTCAAAAATCTATGGAGGAACTGATTCAGTTAAAGCACTTAACAACGGACCATGGCTGATACCTGATTTTGCAAGACCAGATACGTTCGATGGACCTGTCATCATTGCTTCACACAGGTGGGGTGGTATTGGCTGGACTGCAGAAGAAAAAACTAAGAAATCATTCTTACTACTACCAGAGTTAAAGAAAGGAGATATAATAAAGATCTATTGGGAGCAGAGAGAGTACATATACGAAGTATACAAGAATAGTGAATCAACCGCGATAAATGATTATAACGCTGATCTCATACTATACACTTGCAAGCTATTTATACCTTCAGACCAACGTATCCTTAGCTATGCAAAACTAACTAATGCACCAAAAGAGCAATTGACAGATACCCTATAA